The following DNA comes from Rhipicephalus microplus isolate Deutch F79 chromosome 6, USDA_Rmic, whole genome shotgun sequence.
gttttcagcgattactgcttgatagtgtacgttttgtgtgatggggggagtacatgcagacttgggagccacggcttccgcccagcttaccggaagtgatgatgcctgttgggtgcatccttgatccccgccgttgcctttggctccccctcctggaggactgcggtggaggttctgcggagtcggtgctggcgcgctcttcttggatggcgagtgcggctttctgcccggggaccgtgaatgcgaccgggaactgtgcttgtcatcggctgacttgtaggcgttttcttcctcttcggaggagaaccagcggagattcttggtcctcggtgggtcgttgctagtgccctgttgaagcttatcactgtggcctgcttgtacttgcggctgtttaggcttcggcggcttaagtctttttttgcaagttggatctcctgtggggtgagcctccccgcacgaggcgcaactaatagaacacggaccatccgttggattagtcagtccgcacagccggcaaatggggcgattcggatgcgggcaaacgtccgcgcggtgtcctttttctcggcagaccttgcagacttgaatcgtaggtcggaaggggtagcagcggagttcacccccgtaatagtagacggtacgaggtagcgttggaccgaaaaatgtaatggctgcgcttttcgttgtgcctatcattctggcagtgatgatctccacaccgtgcgttctgacacgtaggtgcgccatgagagtttcggttgaggtgttcatcggtacgccgtgaatcacccctctcagagtatcgtctccatttgcggcgtaggcacggacagcgtgagccctgccgttaagcacaagggcgcgtatcagacgcactttgtccgccacttcctcatatttggtcgacagaatcgctatgtttgaccctgggttgattctaaggatgaaatggtcatctctgatgccagcttggcatgcctcgatgattgcttgcgcaagcgtaggagtcagaatgtttctcagcgggaggccctggtttggacgaatgacgatcttgtaatcgtccttcggcaacggcggtagctttggcaatttcttgaatgttggcgtgcctgtcttaacttggtcctggagccctgcgctgccgcgcctccgctccagtgcctcttgcttgcgttttttggtcgatttcgctgcctgccagctagcgtcctcttctgcatgcgattgagcgccgatagcgtctcggctcaccgtatcgtggtcgcccTGGAGTTGATCCATTTGGTCGTCTGCTGTACCATCCTGGTCTAGGAGGTGGTATTGTTGGTCGGTCGCCGCGTTGAGAGCCATAGCTGGATGAAGCTCCGACGTGGGCGTCCCCAGCGTCGATGCAGCTGCCGGCGGCTCCCCAGGTCAGCGTTTGGTGAGCGTCCTATGGGTGACGAGCTTTCTGAAGTCCTTTAGCACCTCCAAGTGGCAAGAAATCCTCTTGAGTGGTGCCCAGGCGTTCCTCGGAACTTCTTGAAGCTGATAGTAACGTTTTCGAGTCTGaagtttttcttgaaagagacCCTTCACGACCTTGTCCTTTAGTTCCTCTCCTGATTCTGCTGAGGTCTCAGGTATTCCATGAATAATTACATTTGAACGTCTGCTGTGGTCTTCAAGGTCTGTTAGCTTTTTAGTTTGAAAAGACATTTCGTGTTCAAATGATTTCAATGTGACATGCAATTGATGGGTGTTTTCATGCTGTGCTGAGCGCTCAGTCGCTATATTTTCGACAGTACGCCTAAAGTCAAGCATCTGTTCTTTCAGCTCAGAAAATAGTGTTTTAATTTCAAGTAGTTCCTTTCGCATTTCTGTCTGACCGTCAAGTAGTTGCTCGTACAGTTCCTTCTGGGTGGGCCCAGGGTTTTCCTCGACATCACCGCAAATTAGTAGTTTGCAAACGACAAAACAGTCATACGCAATCACAATACaacgccgtgggcacggcagaaccACTAAGCTTCGACAATCACTACGTATTGAACAAGAACGAGGACTAACCTGCACCAAGCAGAGAAGCGTTCCGTTTAGCGACATGGCAGCTTTGGGTCCACCGTGCCCACAGAAGACGAAATCGTGCCGGTGCTCTTTTATAGCGGCGCcaaatgatgacgtcacgctgaGATGCTTGAATGGAAAGGCCAGTAGAACTGCGTCGTCGGGTGACGACAGCGTTGAAAACTGGGGGCCTTTGCTGATGAGCTGGCTCGTGTCGTCGCAAGACTCATAAAGTGGCTGCGCGCATTCAAAAGCAACGAAGCCAAGAAAAACCTGCACCAAGCAGAGAAGCGTTCCGTTTAGCGACATGGCAGCTTTGGGTCCACCGTGCCCACCCGAAGAGCACCAACATTCTCTCGAAGAGCACCAACATGGTCAGTGAACATGCTGAGATGCAACATAGAGAGAACAAATACATGGGCACTACAGAAAATG
Coding sequences within:
- the LOC142765661 gene encoding uncharacterized protein LOC142765661 isoform X1 codes for the protein MSLNGTLLCLVQVFLGFVAFECAQPLYESCDDTSQLISKGPQFSTLSSPDDAVLLAFPFKHLSVTSSFGAAIKEHRHDFVFCGHGGPKAAMSLNGTLLCLVQCAAVGFLVCAATVDAEKSQQKRRHQCSYCDYTSDKFSHLTQHIRVHTVKRPFQYHFCPQSFKQKPPLNDHLRVHTGERPFKCHQCSQSFKRSHALTVH
- the LOC142765661 gene encoding uncharacterized protein LOC142765661 isoform X2; translated protein: MSLNGTLLCLVQVFLGFVAFECAQPLYESCDDTSQLISKGPQFSTLSSPDDAVLLAFPFKHLSVTSSFGAAIKEHRHDFVFCGHGGPKAAMSLNGTLLCLVQCAAVGFLVCAATVDAEKSQQKRRHQCSYCDYTSDKFSHLTQHIRVHTVKRPFQYHFCPQSFKQKPPLNDHLRVHTASHPVPFIRMI